One Bemisia tabaci chromosome 7, PGI_BMITA_v3 DNA window includes the following coding sequences:
- the Pof gene encoding uncharacterized protein Pof, giving the protein MTDNGLPLVMSPVQLVPFQYSMPPPPMLMGPPPPPPISTASGAANWGISAEWQGLLCQQVQQQQMHQQQMQQQQQMHQQIQQQMQQQQKQLSQQQPQQPLVAASVASYSMQMPWANGGVQLTSSQRNSPYSRPPTTMTNDGFAVPWPPRARFNRNSKSAPNKFRRGNEGSTNGEARRRRKKKSLFEEYISTKPWNKEDAVKALTVETDLMNERTEKTVIIRFPDPDLSKSIVQRYHPDIKSVHFQAPSDQRFCYVHLEDDVDVDEVIESLNKTKFGTGYLSAERKPVTNQKCDSNTDVIECIDPYTLYVGNLPANTTTMTLLEHFPTSTIIKISQEQRVISHMWAFVAFKTVDLAIEALKSTRNLKIDSRNIAVRFRRGAKPLNSKNKEQAKDGSNSKETSKQSQEMIEPKKEPIDDYERIRGVEIDDEYDEPSVDDELDSVMGDYDQDYDDDDEDVEFVAPNGYHDQDFEEDDDEVMAFHSLPLSLPQTVVCKKEEKHFSHPNDVDDEDDDDDTDVWRLR; this is encoded by the exons ATGACAGATAACGGGCTCCCTCTCGTCATGTCTCCAGTACAACTTGTTCCATTTCAGTACTCTATGCCGCCACCTCCGATGTTGATGGGCCCACCTCCTCCACCACCGATATCCACAGCTTCAGGAGCAGCAAACTGGGGTATCAGTGCAGAATGGCAGGGACTGCTGTGTCAGCAAGTGCAGCAGCAACAGATGCACCAGCAGCAAATGCAGCAGCAACAGCAGATGCATCAGCAAATCCAACAACAGATGCAACAGCAACAAAAGCAACTGTCACAACAACAGCCACAGCAGCCATTGGTCGCTGCCTCTGTTGCTAGTTACAGTATGCAGATGCCCTGGGCCAATGGGGGTGTTCAGCTCACTAGTTCTCAGAGGAACTCTCCCTATAGTCGACCTCCG ACAACAATGACTAATGATGGATTCGCTGTGCCGTGGCCACCAAGAGCTCGTTTCAACAGGAATAGCAAAAGTGCACCCAATAAATTCAGACGGGGAAATGAG GGGAGTACAAATGGCGAGGCAAGGAGGAGACGAAAAAAGAAATCTCTATTTGAAGAATATATATCCACCAAACCTTGGAACAAAGAAGATGCTGTGAAGGCGTTGACAGTTGAAACAGATCTGATGAACGAGCGGACAGAAAAGACAGTCATCATCCGTTTCCCAGATCCTGACCTTTCAAAAAGTATCGTACAGCGATATCATCCAGATATCAAATCAGTACATTTCCAAGCTCCTAGCGATCAAAG ATTTTGTTACGTGCATCTAGAAGATGATGTAGATGTAGATGAagttattgaaagtttgaacaaaacaaaatttggcACAGGCTACTTATCAGCCGAGCGAAAACCGGTTACTAATCAGAAATGTGACAGTAACACAGATGTCATTGAATGTATAGACCCATATAC ATTATACGTTGGGAATTTACCTGCCAACACAACTACAATGACTTTGCTGGAGCATTTTCCTACATCAACCATCATCAAAATCAGTCAGGAGCAAAGAGTCATCTCTCATAT GTGGGCATTTGTTGCATTCAAGACTGTAGATTTAGCGATTGAAGCGCTTAAGTCTACGCGGAACTTGAAAATAGACAGCAGGAATATAGCAGTACGATTCCGCAGAGGAGCTAAGCCATTAAATTCAAAGAACAAA GAACAAGCTAAGGATGGAAGCAACTCAAAAGAAACTTCCAAACAATCTCAAGAG ATGATTGAGCCAAAGAAAGAACCAATTGATGACTATGAACGGATCCGTGGTGTTGAAATCGACGATGAGTACGATGAACCTTCGGTGGATGACGAGCTTGACTCCGTGATGGGCGACTATGACCAAGAttacgatgatgatgatgaagatgtGGAATTTGTAGCACCGAATGGCTACCATGACCAGGATTTCGAGGAAGATGATGATGAGGTCATGGCATTCCACTCCCTACCGCTCTCACTCCCTCAGACGGTTGTTTGCaagaaagaagagaaacatTTCTCTCACCCAAATGATGTCGACgatgaggatgatgatgatgatactGATGTTTGGCGTTTGCGATGA